The Sphaeramia orbicularis chromosome 18, fSphaOr1.1, whole genome shotgun sequence genome contains a region encoding:
- the dok1b gene encoding docking protein 1b, which produces MDTHVKEGQLYVQHQKFGKKWKKNWFVLYPASQNGIARLEFYDSPSGGGGGSGGGSSSGTNEKTRKLDKKIIRLSECISILPSLTETCPKDNMAAFCVETNDKTHVFAAEKNAAKEWMDTMCDIAFQGGSGSDSNGGPQDMQMSENLIYYSREEVNEFWVCIQRTEASERCGLAGNYWLKAENDALILKEPKTKRNIQVWPYKLLRRYGRDRVMFSFEAGRRCDSGPGNFTFETKQGNEIFMLVDQAIQSQKALAEERRLSYPINNDPDCPASLQYIRNAITSGMAAGSGDSSSCSSREADGDSGGSKPGSADGVLGKREGGDGGGGGGGGGGGRGQGGGGAGGLKGRSLPEPPAMLGVLGGAGTPPRSPRSQGAGKGLGPSSGDEQTGLYSEPADSVRLPLQTTDCLYSDPVDSIKGQNPTTSNQANPPVPTPRLRPVGDETSGGDLQQGGNNRKPPDLYSHVYDHISLELHQKTFALSLNGAGTGGRGGGRGVNNNKRPPGGQAEGALSPPSHPLEHIYDEPEGCAKGSKTIYEEAHSQRRQDEVVAPSGLEGNYSTPSHGKPLESHKHCPPQLSTGRGMPQLPVPRWPKPTTAPKPGKGGVFTRKEPVPLPPGKHGGSNVNNNNNIWVGGGGGRGLVGVGGGRELYSKVSKQKPANLWYSQQQQAPLRSPDIIYDNLGDI; this is translated from the exons AAATGGAAGAAGAACTGGTTTGTCCTTTACCCGGCCAGTCAAAATGGCATCGCCCGCCTTGAGTTTTATGACTCGCCCTCAGGAGGAGGCGGTGGGTCTGGTGGAGGCTCCAGCAGTGGGACCAATGAGAAAACCCGCAAACTGGACAAGAAGATCATCCGCTTGTCTGAATGTATTTCTATCCTGCCATCGCTGACGGAGACCTGCCCCAAAGACAACATGGCTGCATTTTGTGTGGAAACCAATGATAAGACTCATGTGTTTGCTGCAGAGAAGAATGCCGCAAAAGAATGGATGGATACCATGTGTGACATCGCATTTCAG GGTGGAAGTGGCAGTGACTCAAATGGAGGACCTCAGGACATGCAGATGTCTGAAAACCTCATCTACTACTCCAGAGAGGAGG TGAATGAGTTCTGGGTGTGCATCCAGCGTACTGAAGCATCAGAGCGCTGTGGGCTGGCCGGTAATTACTGGCTCAAGGCTGAGAATGACGCCTTAATTTTAAAGGAGCCAAAGACCAAAAGGAACATCCAGGTGTGGCCTTACAAGCTGCTGAGGAGATATGGTCGAGACCGG GTGATGTTTTCATTCGAGGCGGGCCGGCGCTGTGACTCAGGCCCTGGTAACTTCACCTTTGAGACCAAACAAGGTAATGAGATCTTCATGTTGGTGGACCAGGCCATTCAGTCACAGAAGGCCCTGGCTGAGGAACGCCGCCTCAGCTACCCCATTAACAACGACCCAGACTGCCCAGCGTCACTGCAGTATATTCGAAATGCTATTACCAGTGGCATGGCAGCAGGGAGCggtgacagcagcagctgcagcagccgAGAAGCAGACGGAGATTCTGGAGGCAGCAAACCGGGCTCTGCTGATGGTGTACTGGGGAAGAGGGAAgggggagatggaggaggaggaggaggaggaggaggaggtggaagagggcAAGGAGGTGGTGGAGCAGGGGGACTTAAAGGGAGAAGTTTACCAGAGCCACCGGCCATGTTGGGGGTTTTGGGGGGAGCAGGAACTCCCCCACGGTCCCCCAGAAGTCAAGGAGCAGGAAAAGGTCTGGGTCCTTCCTCAGGAGATGAACAGACAGGTCTTTATTCTGAGCCTGCTGACTCAGTCCGCCTGcctctgcagaccactgactgccTCTACTCTGACCCTGTGGACAGCATCAAAGGTCAGAACCCGACCACCAGCAACCAGGCCAACCCACCAGTGCCCACCCCACGCCTCCGACCAGTGGGAGATGAAACCTCAGGTGGTGATCTTCAACAAGGAGGCAACAACAGGAAGCCCCCAGATTTGTATTCGCACGTGTATGACCACATCAGCCTAGAGCTGCACCAGAAAACCTTTGCACTGAGTCTGAATGGAGCTgggacaggaggaagaggaggaggaagaggggtgaATAATAACAAGAGACCCCCAGGAGGTCAAGCAGAGGGGGCTTTGTCTCCTCCTTCTCATCCGCTAGAGCACATATATGATGAACCTGAGGGCTGCGCCAAAGGAAGTAAGACCATCTATGAGGAAGCCCACAGCCAGAGGAGACAGGATGAGGTGGTGGCCCCTTCAGGCTTGGAGGGGAACTACTCCACCCCCTCCCATGGAAAACCTTTGGAGTCACACAAACACTGTCCTCCACAGCTCAGCACGGGTCGTGGAATGCCTCAGCTTCCGGTGCCGCGATGGCCCAAACCTACCACTGCCCCAAAGCCAGGCAAGGGCGGCGTTTTCACCCGGAAAGAGCCTGTCCCATTGCCCCCTGGGAAACATGGAGGTAGTAATgtgaacaataacaacaacatttGGGTTGGCGGCGGAGGAGGACGGGGACTAGTGGGagtgggaggggggagggagcTGTACAGCAAAGTGTCAAAACAGAAGCCTGCAAATTTGTGGTACAGCCAACAACAGCAGGCGCCGCTGAGATCACCAGACATCATCTATGACAATTTGGGGGACATTTGA